The sequence TATAGACTTCAGTTGTAGTTTCTTCTATTTCTGCAATTTCCACCGTCAGTCCAGCCTCTGCAATGTAAAACACCGACTGGTCATCTCTTTCACCTGTTGATGTTTTAACAGAATTGGAAGAAATTGCGTTAATACTTAGTCCGAGGATAGAAAGAACAACTAGCACCATTAGAACTGCGATCAAGGTGAAACCATATTCATTTTTTTTTTGAAAGCGTTTCTTCAAATTAAACACCTCACCTCATATAGATTTCTGTCTCAATTTCCTTGGTTTCGACTTTTCCCGTTGCATCATTTCTTTCCTTACTTTTAATTGTGATTGCAATTTTACCGCCCACCTCAGTAAAATTTACTTGTCCTCGCACTAATTGTTTAGCATTCATAAATATTTGATTGTCTTCCTCTTTAAAGATAATTTCATCAGATAAATTTTTATTTAAAATTAAAATTTTCGAGCCATCCGTCTCTGCACTTATAGATTTCCGAATTTCTTTTGTAATGATCTTTGCTACATACGACACATCATATAATTGCTCTGCTTTGGTCGATTGCTCTTTGTATTGTTTTTGTCCAAAAACATGAACATTGAGGATTAATAGGATAATGACGGAACTAATAGCAATGACAGCAAGCAACTCTACTAATGTGAGTCCCCTTTCATTGTTTGTGTAGTTTTCCACTCTACTCATTCCTCCAAATTAACACATTTTGCATTCTCGCCCGGTGAACTTCATCTTCAAATACATCGACAATGATACGCTTCAAATCTTCTCCATTGACTTCTACATAAAGATATATTTCAAATTCTCCATCGTCACTTTCCTTCGTATATGTATTCCAATTCCCCGAAGGAGATGAAGGTCTCGGCAACCGTAGCGAATCTGGATCGTAACCTATATCCGAAGCAGTATCACTTCCCTTACTGGCAGCATAAACTTTTTCCATCTCAGTTTGCGCTACATACGTTGCATCTATTATATTTTCAGATGTTTTACCTGTTTTCGCTGAGTAGAGAAACATCATTGTAAACGTTATTAGTATCAACGATAAAATAACGATAGAAGCTAGTACTTCTACAAGCGACAACCCATTTTCTTGCATATATCGATTTTCTTTGATTCTCCTCATATCCATCATCCTTTTCATTAATCCAACTCATTCTATTATGTACAATATAAAATTAATAGTGATAAAGCATCCAGCACTAATACTTTAAACCTATACACAAATCATTTTTCTATATTTTTATAGACTTATATAAATCTATATTACCACAAGTAATGATTCATATTCAAAATTATATTACAATTATTGAGATTAGTAGATGACATACTAGTAATTTCACACAAAACAAAACCCAATCGCATCATTACACGATTGGGTCTTATTATGTTCTCTATTAAATTTCCTGCAATTCCTGCATACGACGTTCAACTGCTGCGTACTTTTCAAGATAGTCCTTTTCTTTGGCACGTTCTTCAGCTACAACAGCTTCAGGTGCTTTGGACATGAAGCGTTCGTTGGCAAGCTTACCTTGAACACGTTTGACCTCACCTTGCCATTTCGCTAGCTCTTTTGTTAAGCGGGCAAGTTCTTCGTCAATATTCAACAGTCCTTCAAGCGGCAAGAATAATTCTGCCCCTGTGACGACTGCTGAC comes from Sporosarcina sp. FSL K6-3457 and encodes:
- a CDS encoding PilW family protein, which produces MENYTNNERGLTLVELLAVIAISSVIILLILNVHVFGQKQYKEQSTKAEQLYDVSYVAKIITKEIRKSISAETDGSKILILNKNLSDEIIFKEEDNQIFMNAKQLVRGQVNFTEVGGKIAITIKSKERNDATGKVETKEIETEIYMR
- a CDS encoding type IV pilus modification PilV family protein, which translates into the protein MRRIKENRYMQENGLSLVEVLASIVILSLILITFTMMFLYSAKTGKTSENIIDATYVAQTEMEKVYAASKGSDTASDIGYDPDSLRLPRPSSPSGNWNTYTKESDDGEFEIYLYVEVNGEDLKRIIVDVFEDEVHRARMQNVLIWRNE